In the genome of Spirochaetia bacterium, one region contains:
- a CDS encoding RluA family pseudouridine synthase, protein MSSSKNRRDLTIYDPDYDDTPAYGSLLPWSEAAHKLNDFFDDMERTGFIASGISTESLFSQKGRMFGILIAKSQTGAIHILKAFSGCMDGRSIVEGFAPPLYDAVAFDAINTNHAKAIKEMNKEEGQALSAVTLKKLQDLYIFPCIDGGQLNFSQLGLEHPPTGTGDCCAPKLLAQAFREGLTPVSLVEGFFGKESEGKKHRHLYPPCKEKCALILPAMLGLDILYCDDFLTVLNKPAGLQTLPGKQVEDNLNSRLLRLFPSSLPVSAVHRLDMDTSGIVLMARNRQCFSILSRQFQQKKINKVYEAMVRGVVRKESGKITLPLCADKDHRPLQLVDLDQGKPAMTVFKRLSVERQPDGQLWTRLQLIPATGRTHQLRVHCKEMLFPIVADRLYGYRSDTEPRMLLHASKISFTHPVNHRKVTIDCPAPF, encoded by the coding sequence ATGAGTTCCAGCAAAAACAGAAGAGATCTGACAATCTATGATCCTGATTACGATGATACACCAGCTTATGGAAGTCTGCTTCCATGGTCGGAAGCTGCACACAAGCTCAACGATTTCTTTGATGACATGGAAAGAACAGGCTTCATAGCCTCGGGTATATCTACAGAATCCCTTTTTTCACAGAAAGGAAGGATGTTCGGCATTCTCATTGCAAAGAGCCAAACCGGCGCAATTCATATTCTCAAGGCCTTCTCTGGATGTATGGACGGCCGATCGATTGTCGAAGGTTTTGCTCCACCTCTCTATGACGCTGTTGCCTTTGATGCAATCAATACAAACCATGCAAAGGCAATCAAAGAAATGAACAAAGAGGAAGGACAGGCCCTGTCTGCCGTCACACTGAAAAAGTTGCAGGATCTCTATATTTTTCCTTGTATTGATGGCGGACAACTGAATTTCAGCCAACTTGGTCTGGAACACCCTCCTACCGGAACCGGTGACTGCTGTGCCCCGAAGCTGCTGGCACAGGCTTTCAGAGAAGGACTGACTCCAGTCAGTCTTGTCGAAGGTTTTTTCGGAAAAGAAAGTGAAGGGAAGAAACATCGTCATTTATATCCACCCTGCAAGGAAAAATGTGCCTTGATATTGCCTGCAATGCTGGGATTGGATATCCTCTACTGCGATGATTTCCTTACTGTCCTGAACAAACCTGCAGGATTACAGACACTGCCAGGCAAACAAGTTGAAGATAATCTCAACAGCAGATTACTAAGGCTTTTTCCCTCTTCCCTGCCTGTCAGTGCCGTACATCGGCTTGATATGGACACATCCGGCATTGTGCTGATGGCAAGAAACAGACAATGCTTCAGTATTCTCTCACGACAATTCCAGCAGAAAAAGATCAACAAAGTCTATGAAGCAATGGTCAGAGGTGTCGTACGAAAAGAAAGCGGAAAGATTACACTACCCTTATGTGCGGACAAAGACCATCGACCTCTGCAGCTTGTCGACCTGGACCAAGGGAAACCGGCAATGACAGTCTTCAAAAGGCTGTCAGTCGAACGGCAACCGGACGGGCAGCTTTGGACCCGTCTGCAACTGATTCCGGCAACAGGACGGACACATCAGCTCCGCGTCCATTGTAAGGAAATGCTGTTCCCTATCGTAGCAGACAGACTTTATGGATATCGATCTGACACAGAACCCCGCATGTTACTCCATGCATCAAAGATCAGCTTTACCCATCCTGTCAATCATCGCAAAGTGACAATTGACTGCCCTGCGCCTTTCTAA
- the mltG gene encoding endolytic transglycosylase MltG produces MPIKKTKDSSDPYLGEERTRQHPAQKKTTSGKGTKEKASSNSVEKNRKVSAAKKVTKSQGQHTGSQKKISPSVAKAERIFSTKGKETSLPQKKNGEKVQAAGNRSQARKKQHTAASHGNPNATLTLFEAIERQQAQKQGKNDKKAMAAHPSVEKKSRPEKAELKQQKARLATDSDKGISHQTATLHKDAIPVLPASSVSRAKHNALDGKKREKHARHVSSLDMKLIFSILFVIIGILVIWIIGLLHNRNPLGGYVHPQAELASVVPVKAASPASLETDSKSVQVTILPGTGAAAICDMLDKQGVCDGAALLAYILSNDLSGKLVSGDYTILKGTSIEKIASLISSPSEVGLTVFPGMTIATIDANLVRRGYGNKGDFIAACNAICSRYGLSFTEGWFESGTYKVNRDKAAENLARQMFTHLLEAVSPELGGNMVQQYSLEDILIIATLIQAETQDTSQMVAIASVIYNRLAKDMPLGIDATTRYETGQWTGELSREVLDKKTPYNTRRKKGLVPSGICCPGPNALAAAFAPGEGDYLYYLHRKDGSIALAKTYAEHLENIKERDMQ; encoded by the coding sequence ATGCCAATTAAGAAAACAAAGGATAGCTCTGATCCGTATCTCGGGGAAGAAAGGACCAGGCAGCATCCTGCGCAAAAAAAGACAACAAGCGGAAAAGGAACGAAAGAAAAGGCATCTTCTAACTCGGTGGAAAAAAATCGGAAAGTTTCTGCAGCCAAGAAGGTTACGAAGAGCCAAGGTCAGCATACAGGTTCACAGAAAAAAATCAGTCCATCAGTGGCAAAGGCTGAACGCATATTCTCAACCAAGGGCAAAGAAACTTCCTTACCTCAGAAAAAAAATGGAGAAAAAGTACAAGCTGCCGGTAACCGTTCTCAGGCGAGAAAGAAGCAGCATACAGCAGCTTCCCATGGCAATCCAAATGCAACGTTGACATTGTTTGAGGCCATTGAACGCCAGCAGGCACAGAAGCAAGGCAAGAATGATAAAAAAGCTATGGCAGCTCATCCGTCTGTGGAAAAGAAAAGCCGGCCGGAAAAGGCTGAGCTGAAGCAACAGAAAGCTCGCCTTGCTACCGACAGCGACAAAGGTATATCCCACCAGACAGCTACGCTGCATAAGGATGCAATACCTGTTTTGCCAGCTTCTTCCGTATCTAGGGCAAAGCATAACGCCCTGGATGGTAAGAAACGGGAGAAACATGCCAGGCATGTTTCTTCGCTGGATATGAAGCTGATCTTCAGTATTCTGTTTGTAATCATCGGTATCTTGGTCATCTGGATCATAGGGCTGCTGCATAACCGTAATCCATTGGGAGGGTATGTGCATCCACAGGCTGAACTTGCCTCCGTCGTGCCTGTCAAGGCTGCTTCACCTGCAAGTCTGGAAACTGACAGCAAATCCGTACAAGTTACCATACTTCCGGGGACAGGAGCTGCAGCTATCTGTGATATGCTGGATAAGCAAGGAGTCTGTGACGGAGCTGCATTGCTTGCCTATATTCTTTCCAACGATTTGTCCGGAAAATTGGTAAGCGGCGATTATACCATTTTGAAAGGAACCAGCATTGAAAAGATTGCTTCATTGATAAGTAGCCCCAGTGAAGTGGGATTGACCGTTTTCCCTGGTATGACCATAGCAACAATCGATGCAAACCTTGTCCGACGGGGATATGGAAACAAGGGTGATTTCATTGCTGCCTGCAATGCCATTTGTTCCCGTTATGGGCTATCCTTTACTGAGGGCTGGTTTGAATCAGGTACTTACAAAGTCAACCGTGACAAGGCTGCTGAAAATTTGGCAAGGCAGATGTTTACGCATCTGCTTGAGGCCGTATCACCAGAACTTGGTGGGAATATGGTGCAGCAGTACAGCTTGGAAGATATCCTGATCATTGCTACTCTTATCCAGGCGGAAACCCAGGATACATCCCAAATGGTTGCTATTGCATCGGTTATCTATAATAGGCTTGCCAAGGACATGCCGCTGGGCATTGATGCAACGACACGATATGAAACGGGACAGTGGACGGGAGAGCTGAGTCGTGAAGTGCTGGACAAAAAGACGCCGTACAATACAAGGCGAAAGAAAGGGCTTGTTCCAAGCGGTATCTGCTGCCCAGGACCCAATGCCTTGGCTGCTGCTTTTGCGCCTGGCGAAGGTGATTACCTTTACTACCTGCATCGCAAGGATGGTAGTATTGCCTTGGCAAAGACTTATGCTGAACATCTTGAAAATATCAAAGAAAGAGATATGCAATGA
- a CDS encoding MarR family transcriptional regulator, which yields MNNYSREDDRDILIVSMRKMSMLARKVGQMENNGRNAGQDASALSERQTEVLTLISELPVPPTLGRLSSLLGTSHQNLRIMLNNLESKGLIAFSTDNMDKRKLRISLTGKGNKTIKELRIASQSIFDNLLRQLSSDEIANFAFLMRKIGNILDHQ from the coding sequence GTGAACAATTACAGCCGCGAGGATGACAGGGATATACTCATCGTCTCAATGAGAAAAATGTCTATGCTTGCAAGAAAAGTCGGACAGATGGAAAACAACGGAAGGAACGCAGGACAAGATGCATCTGCCCTATCTGAGCGGCAGACAGAAGTCCTCACATTGATAAGTGAACTTCCGGTACCACCTACGCTCGGGCGTCTATCTTCATTGTTGGGAACCAGTCATCAAAATCTAAGGATCATGCTGAACAACCTTGAGAGCAAAGGATTGATTGCTTTTTCCACAGACAACATGGATAAGCGAAAACTACGCATCAGCCTGACTGGAAAAGGAAACAAGACCATAAAGGAACTACGAATAGCATCACAGTCTATTTTCGATAATCTGCTGAGACAGCTCAGCAGTGACGAAATCGCCAACTTTGCTTTTCTGATGAGAAAAATAGGAAATATCCTTGATCATCAGTAA
- a CDS encoding histidinol-phosphatase gives MTYRFGSYNLHTHSYYCGHGVGEPIDYVREARKNGISLLGFSEHCPVKENRWASSRMAFGSLPDYLQDIKAAQQVEDIKVLAGFECDFYPAYRSYFQELKEQTDFLLFGVHYLDTPQQADFPIHCLPIGKKELAIYGQQYVRALESGLFAFGAHPDLFGIQYPRWDAEAIAVSKEILSCAASYDIPLEVNANGLLKEKVLDSKGFRYPYPLDPFWNLAKEQFPKVKIICNGDLHDPLNFSSFLENGRQWSKRMGIAFGSVIWDEKTKKLSVVPSA, from the coding sequence ATGACTTATAGATTCGGATCATACAATCTCCATACGCATTCCTACTATTGTGGACATGGCGTAGGAGAACCCATTGATTATGTCAGGGAAGCAAGAAAAAACGGTATTTCCCTGCTAGGATTCAGTGAACATTGTCCGGTGAAGGAAAACCGTTGGGCAAGTAGCAGGATGGCTTTCGGTTCCTTGCCGGATTATCTGCAGGACATAAAGGCAGCTCAGCAAGTGGAAGATATCAAGGTCCTGGCAGGCTTTGAATGTGATTTTTATCCTGCCTATCGTTCTTATTTCCAAGAATTGAAAGAACAGACTGATTTTTTGCTATTCGGAGTCCATTATCTTGATACACCGCAGCAGGCTGATTTTCCGATTCATTGCCTGCCGATAGGCAAGAAGGAACTTGCCATATATGGGCAGCAGTATGTCAGAGCCTTGGAGAGCGGACTGTTTGCTTTTGGTGCCCATCCTGATCTTTTTGGCATACAGTATCCTCGATGGGATGCCGAGGCAATTGCCGTCAGCAAGGAAATATTGAGCTGTGCTGCAAGTTATGATATTCCTTTGGAAGTAAATGCCAATGGGTTACTGAAGGAAAAGGTACTTGATTCAAAAGGGTTTCGGTATCCTTATCCGCTTGACCCGTTCTGGAATCTTGCAAAGGAGCAGTTTCCCAAGGTCAAGATAATCTGCAATGGGGACTTGCATGATCCCCTGAATTTTTCTTCTTTCCTTGAAAATGGCAGGCAGTGGAGCAAACGTATGGGGATTGCTTTTGGTTCTGTAATATGGGATGAGAAAACAAAGAAACTATCGGTTGTTCCTTCTGCTTAG
- a CDS encoding AI-2E family transporter, which produces MKGKHIFLGDSTKDDVQGLFKPLATVIIIFLVFAALKATSAVVVPIVFAVFVVLILNPLLAKLDSLHFPLWCTTLLGMTLFIAFLAAAGWLMFITIQKLIVGLPPYASRISIFDNMLTDKLRPFINIPIGQTILSKLDVDWVNILLTSLTNISSQFANIIANVLLVAVFTLFILLERTTFIPKLIDAASKDQSKRVKVISERITKQISRYLVIKVIISAATGLLFFITAEAVGLDFALLWGIMAFVLNFIPTIGSLISTIAIILMAVLQFAPNWIPIFYVAVLSIAIQTVLGNIIDPRLQGIQLGLSPLMLLVSLSLWGFIWGIPGMFLAVPITSGIQVVCINIPSLRPFAIILGSGKPYKRRQKEESWLRRSAKRSYGKGQKTSSEDLEKQADEKAKNSLNQDDFVLPEIFPGNEDK; this is translated from the coding sequence ATGAAAGGGAAGCATATTTTCTTAGGCGATTCCACCAAGGATGATGTACAGGGATTGTTCAAGCCATTGGCAACAGTCATCATTATCTTTCTGGTTTTCGCAGCCTTGAAGGCAACCAGTGCAGTAGTCGTGCCTATTGTATTTGCGGTTTTTGTCGTACTCATCCTCAATCCGCTTTTAGCAAAACTCGATTCACTGCATTTTCCTCTATGGTGCACAACCTTGCTAGGTATGACACTTTTCATAGCTTTCCTGGCAGCAGCAGGATGGTTGATGTTCATAACCATACAAAAACTGATTGTAGGACTTCCTCCTTATGCCAGCAGAATTTCAATCTTTGACAATATGCTTACGGACAAGCTGAGACCGTTCATCAATATTCCGATAGGCCAGACTATTTTGTCAAAACTGGATGTTGATTGGGTAAATATCCTGCTTACCAGTCTCACCAATATTTCTTCCCAGTTTGCCAATATCATCGCGAATGTACTGTTGGTAGCTGTCTTTACCCTTTTCATCCTGTTGGAAAGGACAACGTTCATTCCCAAGTTGATTGACGCAGCATCAAAAGACCAAAGCAAACGGGTCAAGGTAATTTCTGAACGGATAACCAAGCAGATTTCCCGCTACCTTGTCATCAAGGTAATCATAAGTGCTGCAACAGGACTGTTGTTCTTTATAACCGCAGAAGCAGTAGGACTTGATTTTGCGCTTCTTTGGGGCATCATGGCCTTCGTGCTCAACTTTATTCCGACAATAGGTTCCTTGATTTCTACGATAGCCATCATCCTGATGGCAGTACTTCAGTTTGCACCGAATTGGATCCCAATCTTCTATGTAGCGGTCCTGTCCATTGCAATACAGACCGTACTGGGCAACATCATTGACCCGAGACTACAAGGTATCCAATTGGGACTTTCCCCGCTTATGCTGCTGGTCTCACTCTCCCTGTGGGGCTTTATCTGGGGAATCCCAGGTATGTTCCTTGCTGTTCCTATTACCAGTGGGATACAGGTCGTCTGCATCAACATTCCTTCATTGCGTCCCTTCGCTATCATCCTAGGAAGCGGGAAACCATATAAACGCCGCCAAAAAGAAGAAAGCTGGCTACGTAGATCAGCAAAACGCAGTTATGGAAAAGGACAGAAAACCAGTTCAGAGGACTTGGAGAAACAGGCAGATGAGAAAGCCAAGAATTCCCTCAACCAAGATGACTTCGTCCTCCCTGAAATTTTCCCTGGGAATGAGGACAAGTGA
- a CDS encoding glycerophosphodiester phosphodiesterase: MKTRMAAADFLNPFPRAIAHRGDSRNYPGNTLFAFLSAVAMGVDVIETDIHLSRDGIPVVWHDATLDHMTDGKGRINEYTVRQLKEFDAGYNFTKDGGQTFPFRGKGVQLCTLEEALTACPKQRFNVDMKDCGTEMVEAFISAVRHCNAESRVCGASFHMNSIRNLRRRCPSIQTSASTIEVVPLLFCQKLHILPKGIKKLAVGILQIPMEVRGFPIVTEEFVASMHSRNIIVMVWTINDARQVHKLFSFGVDSIISDNPAMVIRIAEEMGLRS; this comes from the coding sequence TTGAAGACTAGGATGGCTGCTGCAGATTTCCTGAATCCTTTTCCAAGGGCCATAGCCCATCGTGGAGATAGCCGTAACTATCCGGGTAATACGTTGTTTGCCTTTTTGTCCGCCGTAGCGATGGGTGTTGATGTCATTGAAACTGATATTCATCTTTCACGGGATGGTATTCCTGTTGTTTGGCATGACGCTACCTTGGACCATATGACCGATGGGAAAGGGAGGATCAACGAGTATACAGTACGTCAACTAAAGGAGTTTGATGCCGGATATAATTTTACGAAGGATGGGGGGCAGACATTTCCTTTCAGAGGCAAAGGTGTGCAACTGTGTACGCTCGAAGAGGCTTTGACAGCTTGTCCGAAACAGCGTTTCAATGTGGATATGAAGGATTGTGGCACTGAAATGGTCGAGGCATTTATCAGTGCCGTCAGGCATTGCAATGCTGAGTCCAGAGTGTGCGGTGCTTCATTCCATATGAATTCGATTAGGAACTTAAGGAGAAGATGCCCAAGTATCCAGACAAGTGCTTCAACAATTGAAGTGGTGCCCTTGCTTTTCTGTCAGAAACTGCATATTCTACCAAAAGGAATAAAAAAACTGGCGGTTGGGATTCTTCAGATACCAATGGAGGTTCGGGGTTTTCCTATCGTTACTGAAGAGTTTGTGGCAAGTATGCATAGCAGAAATATAATTGTGATGGTATGGACCATCAATGATGCACGACAGGTCCATAAGCTCTTTTCCTTCGGCGTTGATTCAATAATAAGTGACAATCCTGCAATGGTGATACGGATTGCCGAGGAAATGGGATTGAGAAGCTGA
- a CDS encoding RNA methyltransferase, with amino-acid sequence MERSKNLDRIQIVLVDTQDGANIGSVCRAMKTMGLSHLVLVTDSKYDEDRVRTLALHASDLWEHAQRFATLEEALASSIYTVGATRRRGKFRKADALSPQQLCDKVSVLGEGPVSIVFGRESDGLTDDEVNACSQIVTIPTSDAFPSLNLSQAVQVICYCLYDRLKPWPVEATPVDKTRIKQGVSNCVKNLDDIGYFKLDQEQMWTSRFLDDVFERAQLTESELKRLEKLFSKMSKIAFYKEH; translated from the coding sequence ATGGAACGAAGTAAGAATCTCGATCGTATTCAGATCGTGTTGGTCGATACCCAGGACGGTGCCAATATCGGCAGCGTCTGCAGGGCTATGAAGACCATGGGACTATCACATCTTGTTCTGGTGACCGACAGCAAGTATGACGAAGACAGGGTACGGACACTTGCGTTGCATGCAAGTGACCTGTGGGAGCATGCACAGAGATTTGCAACATTGGAAGAGGCTCTTGCTTCCAGTATCTACACAGTCGGTGCCACAAGGCGAAGGGGAAAGTTCAGGAAAGCCGATGCCCTGTCTCCCCAGCAGTTATGTGACAAGGTTTCCGTTCTGGGCGAAGGCCCTGTATCGATAGTCTTTGGCAGGGAAAGTGACGGACTGACTGATGATGAGGTCAATGCATGTAGCCAGATCGTGACCATTCCTACCAGTGATGCTTTTCCTTCCCTTAACCTTTCACAGGCTGTCCAGGTTATCTGTTATTGTCTGTATGACCGTCTGAAGCCTTGGCCTGTCGAGGCTACTCCTGTGGACAAGACGAGAATAAAGCAGGGAGTCAGCAACTGTGTAAAGAATCTTGATGACATAGGTTATTTCAAGCTCGATCAGGAGCAGATGTGGACATCTAGGTTTCTTGATGATGTCTTTGAAAGAGCTCAACTTACCGAAAGTGAGCTGAAAAGGCTTGAAAAGCTGTTTTCAAAGATGAGCAAAATAGCATTTTACAAGGAGCATTGA